In Nymphaea colorata isolate Beijing-Zhang1983 chromosome 3, ASM883128v2, whole genome shotgun sequence, a genomic segment contains:
- the LOC116249539 gene encoding xyloglucan endotransglucosylase/hydrolase protein 15-like produces the protein MVSSQPCLLCALVLLAFIAVSSTAATMMQNIEITGGKPTIRNGGNVVDLRLEQSSASGFQSKQEYLFARVDMQIKLPAGDSAGTVTTFYMSSQGNAHDEIDLEFLGNETGQPYVLHTNVYAQGNGKKEMQFYLWFDPTAAYHTYSILWNPQHIIFYVDRRPIRVFTNKQAVGVPFPTSQPMRVYASIWNADDWATQGGRVKTNWANAPFIASYSNFRAIPCPSSSKSPLCGQQPSAPVSATSSSGGGNGQGLKQVPTVDDWTRKMTRLLQRKYMIYNYCADVNRFAQGLPPECSN, from the exons ATGGTGTCCTCGCAGCCTTGTCTGCTCTGCGCCCTCGTCCTTTTGGCCTTCATCGCTGTCTCCTCTACAGCTGCGACCATGATGCAAAACATTGAAATCACTGGAGGCAAACCCACCATCAGAAACGGAGGGAATGTGGTTGATCTTAGACTCGAGCAATCCTCAG CATCTGGTTTCCAATCGAAGCAGGAATACTTGTTTGCTCGCGTTGACATGCAGATCAAGCTGCCCGCCGGTGACTCTGCAGGCACGGTTACCACCTTCTAT ATGTCCTCGCAAGGCAACGCACACGATGAGATAGACCTGGAGTTCCTCGGAAATGAGACGGGGCAACCATATGTCCTGCACACCAACGTCTATGCACAGGGAAATGGGAAGAAGGAGATGCAGTTCTACCTTTGGTTCGACCCAACTGCTGCTTATCACACCTACTCCATCCTCTGGAACCCACAGCACATCAT ATTCTACGTGGACAGGAGGCCTATCAGAGTGTTCACTAATAAGCAGGCCGTGGGCGTTCCCTTCCCCACGAGCCAACCGATGAGAGTTTATGCCAGCATATGGAATGCCGATGACTGGGCGACACAGGGGGGGCGGGTTAAAACCAACTGGGCAAACGCCCCCTTCATTGCCTCCTACTCCAACTTCAGGGCCATTCCTTGCCCTTCTTCCTCAAAGTCACCCCTCTGCGGTCAGCAGCCATCGGCACCCGTCTCCGCGACCTCCTCCTCAGGTGGCGGCAACGGGCAGGGACTAAAGCAAGTCCCCACCGTGGACGATTGGACCAGGAAGATGACGCGGTTGCTGCAGAGGAAATACATGATCTACAACTACTGCGCCGACGTAAACCGCTTCGCTCAGGGACTTCCTCCCGAGTGTTCAAACTGA